One window from the genome of Calliopsis andreniformis isolate RMS-2024a chromosome 12, iyCalAndr_principal, whole genome shotgun sequence encodes:
- the LOC143186374 gene encoding putative peptidyl-prolyl cis-trans isomerase dodo — protein MADEELPAGWEKRLSRSTGQHYYLNIYTKESQWDRPDKPADPSGNSKGDGPEEVQCSHLLVKHSGSRRPSSWREENITRSKEEALELIKSYREQIVSRKATFAELASKYSDCSSAKRGGDLGPFSRGAMQKPFEQAAFALKVGELSSPVHTDSGIHIIQRTA, from the exons ATGGCGGACGAAGAACTACCAGCGGGTTGGGAAAAACGTTTGAGCAGATCTACCG GACAACATTAttacttaaatatttatacTAAAGAAAGCCAATGGGATAGGCCAGATAAGCCTGCAGATCCATCTGGAAATAGTAAAGGAGATGGTCCAGAAGAAGTACAATGTTCTCATTTGTTAGTAAAACATTCAGGTTCACGACGGCCATCCTCGTGGCGGGAAGAAAATATCACAAGATCAAAAGAAGAGGCCCTGGAACTTATTAAGT CTTACAGAGAACAAATTGTGTCAAGGAAAGCTACATTCGCTGAACTTGCTTCAAAATATAGCGATTGCAGTTCAGCTAAGCGAGGAGGAGACTTGGGACCATTTAGTAGAGGTGCAATGCAGAAACCTTTTGAACAAGCAGCATTTGCCCTCAAAGTTGGCGAATTGTCTTCACCTGTGCATACAGATAGTGGTATTCATATTATTCAGCGAACAGCATAA
- the LOC143186267 gene encoding coiled-coil domain-containing protein 39-like, with amino-acid sequence MAINNNIDEVLSALGWHDGFRIPVANEENRRLEEEIERKMKLKEDLSMKFESTNDRVKMMEKRIKYLMTEHDINQKLLNAHSMQLETENHHYRISCNTESSLRQEARDSEKEWKKVTETVSNIRQELDKMMKKIELSKKAIKYDEKSLREWEETLNENEDNNQLIEQYMKEDLKEYKEQELKRQKLSIELQMYREAIIKTTNESRETEIALDRTTKLYDQALIEYRQMFNQWKEGVVMLQQKNDDITGLLKEIETLREISKDKKHSLEESEKFLKEQIENNKQTEESIKKLEKDLSNMKEEQKKKKETISIYENELVIQQNIVKDLTQRLQQMRANTKRKKIEIQNKYAKIEKLERQVINLTAKLQDIDNQKLSMEEKAKELENMIEEQEKKNAAMIKEVNRLQGANARVTNEIKDLENENKILKMQCESEVKKIEYLEKLQTKDEKVLEEKMEKLYQVEFELQKCEMKLGRLKGQEQDKSEEERKQKEIEELETILKEKSEISKLLQKQISSLEYEMRKITNYLTSDNNELESLKSKRQDLVLLVDAGEKQLKAAQNRYEERQVEESILRLRMSQMEKMIVNLGNNVYDLEKYKLELEAAIRERKAEIAVEEKSLIIQKRVISSECSELRSAIAERSIRIQQLQARYSCALAMLGTNPDGTPINTTHLKIQNAQERYLLQEQGDKLDETIRKTELEIQAMENTLRVVNTCNDKYKMTLTADEKEAPEMEEYKKLEEELFNTEQSLKQKKQELQFLTDTLQRLQNDYTQMLKYMEEAQELKENKNQYLAELKHQIDDQKGKVLRANKNLQSVQKDIHKKFVATNDQMFLIQQKEVELRELQEQNSIALQDIAEFTINHVEAELYIKKLLAAKNIELPSISLFSQSPVSSQRYSTTNSMDHASKSTNRGSTIASSRGSIKNIVNLEPEFEGMFIN; translated from the exons ATGGCGATAAACAATAATATAGACGAAGTCTTGAGTGCACTCGGTTGGCACGATGGATTTCGAATACCTGTAGCGAATGAAGAAAACAGACGATTAGAAGAAGAA attgaaagaaaaatgaaattgaaagAAGATTTAAGTATGAAATTCGAGTCAACGAACGATCGAGTAAAAATGATGGAAAAGCgcattaaatatttaatgacGGAGCATGATATAAATCAGAAACTTTTGAATGCTCATTCGATGCAATTAGAGACAGAAAATCATCATTATCGAATCAGCTGTAATACCGAATCGAGCCTTCGTCAAGAGGCGCGAGATTCCGAGAAAGAATGGAAGAAAGTTACTGAGACTGTATCCAATATTAGACAAGAGTTAGATAAAATGATGAAGAAAATAGAATTGTCAAAGAAAGCGATCAAATATGATGAAAAGAGCTTAAGGGAATGGGAAGAAACATTGAATGAGAATGAAGATAATAATCAACTGATAGAACAATATATGAAGGAGGATTTGAAAGAGTATAAA GAACAGGAATTAAAAAGACAAAAACTCAGCATAGAATTACAAATGTATCGTGAGGCTATCATTAAGACAACTAATGAGTCAAGAGAAACAGAAATTGCTCTTGATCGAACCACTAAACTGTATGATCAAGCATTAATAGAATATCGACAAATGTTTAATCAATGGAAGGAAGGTGTAGTCATGTTGCAACAAAAAAATGATGATATCACAGGACTTCTCAAA GAAATTGAAACATTGCGTGAGATTTCAAAGGATAAGAAACATTCCTTGGAAGAATCAGAAAAGTTCTTAAAGGAGCAAATTGAAAATAATAAGCAAACTGAAGAATCAataaaaaaattggaaaaagaTCTCAGCAATATGAAAGAAgaacagaagaagaagaaggaaaCTATTAGTATATATGAAAATGAG CTTGTTATACAACAAAATATTGTGAAAGATCTGACTCAACGTCTACAACAAATGAGGGCTAATACAAAACGTAAAAAGATAGAAATTCAAAACAAGTATGCAAAGATAGAAAAATTAGAAAGGCAAGTAATCAATTTGACTGCAAAATTACAAGATATTGATAATCAGAAGCTAAGTATGGAAGAAAAAGCAAAAGAACTGGAAAATATGATTGAG GAACAAGAAAAAAAGAATGCTGCAATGATTAAAGAAGTAAACCGATTGCAAGGTGCAAATGCACGTGTAACAAATGAAATAAAGGATctggaaaatgaaaataaaattttaaagatgcagtgtgagagtgaagttaaaaaaattgagtatttagagaaACTACAGACTAAGGATGAGAAAGTTTTAGAGGAAAAAATGGAGAAATTATACCAAGTGGAGTTTGAGTTACAAAAATGTGAAATGAAATTAGGTAGATTAAAAGGTCAGGAACAAGATAAATCTGAAGAAGAAAGGAAACAAAaagagattgaggaattggaaaCCATTTTAAAAGAGAAATCAGAAATATCAAAGCTATTGCAAAAGCAAATTTCGAGTTTAGAA TACGAAATGAGAAAAATAACAAACTATCTAACAAGTGACAACAATGAATTAGAATCTTTAAAAAGTAAGAGACAAGATCTTGTTCTGCTTGTGGATGCAGGAGAAAAGCAATTAAAAGCTGCCCAAAATCGTTATGAAGAGAGACAAGTAGAAGAAAGTATCCTAAGACTTAGGATGTCACAAATGGAAAAAATGATagttaatcttggaaataatgttTATGATTTGGAGAAGTATAAGCTTGAACTAGAAGCG GCAATAAGAGAACGCAAAGCAGAAATTGCAGTAGAAGAGAAATCACTTATAATTCAAAAAAGGGTCATCAGTAGTGAATGCTCTGAATTGAGGAGTGCCATTGCTGAAAGAAGTATACGAATACAACAACTACAAGCAAGGTACAGTTGTGCCTTAGCAATGTTAGGAACTAATCCTGATGGTACACCAATAAATACTACACACTTGAAGATCCAAAATGCGCAAGAAAGGTATCTTTTACAAGAGCAAGGTGACAAATTAGATGAAACAATAAGGAAAACTGAACTGGAAATACAAGCCATGGAAAATACATTAAGGGTAGTAAACACTTGTAATGATAAATACAAGATGACATTGACTGCAGATGAAAAAGAGGCACCTGAGATGGAAGAATATAAGAAACTGGAGGAAGAACTGTTTAATACAGAGCAAAGTTTGAAACAAAAAAAACAGGAATTACAATTTTTAACAGATACTTTACAG AGATTACAAAATGATTATACCCAAATGCTTAAATACATGGAAGAAGCTCaagaattaaaagaaaataaaaatcagtATTTAGCTGAGCTAAAACATCAAATTGATGATCAGAAAGGGAAAGTATTAAGAGCTAACAAAAACTTACAAAGTGTTCAAAAAGATATTCATAAAAAGTTTGTAGCTACAAATGACCAAATGTTTCTCATACAACAG aaaGAGGTAGAGTTGCGTGAGCTTCAAGAACAGAATTCCATAGCATTACAAGATATTGCAGAATTTACAATTAATCATGTTGAAGCTGAGCTCTATATCAAGAAACTTTTGGCAGCTAAAAACATAGAACTtccttcaatttcattatttagTCAATCACCTGTATCAAGTCAACGATATAGTACTACAAATTCAATGGATCATGCATCAAAAAGTACAAATCGTGGAAGCACTATAGCATCATCCAGAGGAAGTATTAAAAACATTGTTAACTTAGAACCTGAATTTGAAGGTATGTTTATAAACTGA
- the LOC143186372 gene encoding S-formylglutathione hydrolase-like: MVDINEVSSNKVFGGWQKVYSHESQELGCKMNFGIYLPPQSEEGPVPVIYWLSGLTCTEANFIQKAGAQKYASEQGVILVAPDTSPRNLNIPGEDDDWDFGTGAGFYVDATSEPWNKNYRMYSYVTKELPALINNKFPVLPNKQSIMGHSMGGHGALICALKNPGLYKTVSAFAPISNPISCPWGKKAFSGYLGRTETNAEWKEWDATELAKKYNGPPLDILIDQGKEDKFLKDGQLLPENLLSAAKDAGLSLALRFQEGYDHSYFFISTFIEDHIKHHVKYLKT, encoded by the exons ATGGTCGACATTAACGAAGTTTCTAGCAATAAAGTTTTTGGAGGGTGGCAAAAAGTTTACTCCCATGAAAG CCAGGAATTAGGATGCAAAATGAATTTTGGAATTTACCTTCCACCTCAATCCGAAGAAGGACCTGTACCTGTTATTTATTGGCTGTCTGGTTTAACATGTACAGAAGCCAATTTTATTCAGAAAGCAGGCGCACAAAAGTATGCTTCTGAGCAAGGAGTGATTTTAGTTGCACCTGATACAAGTCCTCGTAATCTTAATATTCCTGGAGAAGATGATGACTGGGATTTTGGCACAGGTGCTGGTTTTTACGTTGATGCAACAAGTGAACCGTGGAACAAGAATTACAGAATGTACAGCTATGTTACTAAAGAGTTACCTGCTTTGATTAATAACAAGTTTCCAGTTTTACCTAATAAACAATCTATAATGGGACACAG TATGGGTGGACATGGAGCTCTAATATGTGCTTTGAAGAATCCTGGATTATACAAAACAGTGTCTGCCTTTGCACCTATAAGTAATCCAATTTCTTGTCCATGGGGTAAAAAAGCTTTTTCTGGATATCTTGGTAGAACGGAAACTAATGCTGAATGGAAAGAATGGGATGCCACAGAATTAGCAAAAAAATATAATGGGCCACCTTTGGATATTTTAATTGATCAG GGAAAAGAAGATAAGTTTTTGAAGGATGGACAGTTACTGCCAGAGAATCTATTATCAGCTGCAAAAGATGCTGGATTGTCATTAGCCCTTAGGTTTCAAGAAGGCTATGATCATAGTTACTTTTTTATATCCACTTTCATTGAAGATCACATTAAACATCATGTTAAATATCTTAAaacttaa
- the Rho-7 gene encoding rhomboid family intramembrane serine protease rho-7 isoform X1 has translation MAVRPFLYLGDTVCKCVFTSVQFKPKLHMTKAYRQFKRYGRFKVEEQSPKTPFPNNYVEKGPLYFGKLWKPFAFTLMFSGTAFVTAAIWEYERIRKKTYWIINQYKQSAIYRTGWRQEMRTWWMNLTEGQKIFAPICFLNVLVYLSWRVPAFQKVMVRYFCANPASSAICWPMLLSSFSHYSFFHLAANMYVLHSFCSLAVAALGKEQFVAFYLTSGVVSSFVSNLYKTACGFQNPSLGASGAVMGVLGFVCTQFPDTYLTIIFLPMYIFTAGMAIKTVMGLDILGCILRWQYFDHAAHLGGVLFGIFWQAWGNANIWRKREPVLALWHDLRGPSKS, from the exons ATGGCAGTTAGACCATTTTTATATTTAGGTGATACTGTATGTAAATG CGTTTTTACATCTGTACAATTCAAGCCTAAGTTACATATGACTAAAGCATATAGGCAGTTTAAAAGATATGGGAGATTTAAAGTCGAAGAACAGTCACCAAAGACTCCTTTTCCAAATAACTACGTGGAAAAGGGGCCCCTATATTTTGGAAAATTGTGGAAAccatttgctttcacacttATG TTTAGTGGAACAGCATTCGTTACTGCTGCCATTTGGGAATATGAGCGAATCAGAAAAAAAACCTATTGGATAATCAACCAGTATAAACAATCTGCAATATAT CGAACAGGATGGAGACAGGAAATGAGGACATGGTGGATGAATTTAACAGAAGGGCAAAAAATATTTGCTCCTATTTGTTTCTTGAATGTCCTAGTATATTTGTCATGGCGTGTCCCAGCATTCCAAAAAGTAATGGTGCGATATTTTTGTGCCAATCCAGCATCTA GTGCAATATGTTGGCCAATGTTACTGTCATCATTTTCCCACTACTCATTTTTCCATCTAGCTGCTAATATGTATGTGTTGCACAGTTTTTGCTCTTTGGCTGTAGCAGCACTAGGTAAAGAACAATTTGTGGCATTTTATTTAACTAGTGGAGTAGTGTCCAGTTTTGTGAGCAATCTGTATAAAACTGCATGTGGCTTCCAAAATCCTTCATTAGGAGCT TCAGGGGCAGTAATGGGTGTTCTTGGATTTGTGTGTACTCAGTTCCCTGATACATATCTCACAATTATTTTTCTTCCTATGTACATATTTACGGCAGGCATG GCAATTAAAACAGTAATGGGATTGGATATCCTAGGATGCATCTTACGTTGGCAGTATTTTGATCATGCTGCACATTTGGGGGGAGTATTATTTGGAAT ATTTTGGCAAGCATGGGGCAACGCTAATATATGGCGAAAACGTGAACCAGTATTAGCACTTTGGCATGACCTTCGTGGACCATCTAAGTCTTAA
- the Rho-7 gene encoding rhomboid family intramembrane serine protease rho-7 isoform X2, protein MAVRPFLYLGDTVCKCVFTSVQFKPKLHMTKAYRQFKRYGRFKVEEQSPKTPFPNNYVEKGPLYFGKLWKPFAFTLMFSGTAFVTAAIWEYERIRKKTYWIINQYKQSAIYRTGWRQEMRTWWMNLTEGQKIFAPICFLNVLVYLSWRVPAFQKVMVRYFCANPASTANMYVLHSFCSLAVAALGKEQFVAFYLTSGVVSSFVSNLYKTACGFQNPSLGASGAVMGVLGFVCTQFPDTYLTIIFLPMYIFTAGMAIKTVMGLDILGCILRWQYFDHAAHLGGVLFGIFWQAWGNANIWRKREPVLALWHDLRGPSKS, encoded by the exons ATGGCAGTTAGACCATTTTTATATTTAGGTGATACTGTATGTAAATG CGTTTTTACATCTGTACAATTCAAGCCTAAGTTACATATGACTAAAGCATATAGGCAGTTTAAAAGATATGGGAGATTTAAAGTCGAAGAACAGTCACCAAAGACTCCTTTTCCAAATAACTACGTGGAAAAGGGGCCCCTATATTTTGGAAAATTGTGGAAAccatttgctttcacacttATG TTTAGTGGAACAGCATTCGTTACTGCTGCCATTTGGGAATATGAGCGAATCAGAAAAAAAACCTATTGGATAATCAACCAGTATAAACAATCTGCAATATAT CGAACAGGATGGAGACAGGAAATGAGGACATGGTGGATGAATTTAACAGAAGGGCAAAAAATATTTGCTCCTATTTGTTTCTTGAATGTCCTAGTATATTTGTCATGGCGTGTCCCAGCATTCCAAAAAGTAATGGTGCGATATTTTTGTGCCAATCCAGCATCTA CTGCTAATATGTATGTGTTGCACAGTTTTTGCTCTTTGGCTGTAGCAGCACTAGGTAAAGAACAATTTGTGGCATTTTATTTAACTAGTGGAGTAGTGTCCAGTTTTGTGAGCAATCTGTATAAAACTGCATGTGGCTTCCAAAATCCTTCATTAGGAGCT TCAGGGGCAGTAATGGGTGTTCTTGGATTTGTGTGTACTCAGTTCCCTGATACATATCTCACAATTATTTTTCTTCCTATGTACATATTTACGGCAGGCATG GCAATTAAAACAGTAATGGGATTGGATATCCTAGGATGCATCTTACGTTGGCAGTATTTTGATCATGCTGCACATTTGGGGGGAGTATTATTTGGAAT ATTTTGGCAAGCATGGGGCAACGCTAATATATGGCGAAAACGTGAACCAGTATTAGCACTTTGGCATGACCTTCGTGGACCATCTAAGTCTTAA
- the Rho-7 gene encoding rhomboid family intramembrane serine protease rho-7 isoform X3: MAVRPFLYLGDTVCKCVFTSVQFKPKLHMTKAYRQFKRYGRFKVEEQSPKTPFPNNYVEKGPLYFGKLWKPFAFTLMRTGWRQEMRTWWMNLTEGQKIFAPICFLNVLVYLSWRVPAFQKVMVRYFCANPASSAICWPMLLSSFSHYSFFHLAANMYVLHSFCSLAVAALGKEQFVAFYLTSGVVSSFVSNLYKTACGFQNPSLGASGAVMGVLGFVCTQFPDTYLTIIFLPMYIFTAGMAIKTVMGLDILGCILRWQYFDHAAHLGGVLFGIFWQAWGNANIWRKREPVLALWHDLRGPSKS; the protein is encoded by the exons ATGGCAGTTAGACCATTTTTATATTTAGGTGATACTGTATGTAAATG CGTTTTTACATCTGTACAATTCAAGCCTAAGTTACATATGACTAAAGCATATAGGCAGTTTAAAAGATATGGGAGATTTAAAGTCGAAGAACAGTCACCAAAGACTCCTTTTCCAAATAACTACGTGGAAAAGGGGCCCCTATATTTTGGAAAATTGTGGAAAccatttgctttcacacttATG CGAACAGGATGGAGACAGGAAATGAGGACATGGTGGATGAATTTAACAGAAGGGCAAAAAATATTTGCTCCTATTTGTTTCTTGAATGTCCTAGTATATTTGTCATGGCGTGTCCCAGCATTCCAAAAAGTAATGGTGCGATATTTTTGTGCCAATCCAGCATCTA GTGCAATATGTTGGCCAATGTTACTGTCATCATTTTCCCACTACTCATTTTTCCATCTAGCTGCTAATATGTATGTGTTGCACAGTTTTTGCTCTTTGGCTGTAGCAGCACTAGGTAAAGAACAATTTGTGGCATTTTATTTAACTAGTGGAGTAGTGTCCAGTTTTGTGAGCAATCTGTATAAAACTGCATGTGGCTTCCAAAATCCTTCATTAGGAGCT TCAGGGGCAGTAATGGGTGTTCTTGGATTTGTGTGTACTCAGTTCCCTGATACATATCTCACAATTATTTTTCTTCCTATGTACATATTTACGGCAGGCATG GCAATTAAAACAGTAATGGGATTGGATATCCTAGGATGCATCTTACGTTGGCAGTATTTTGATCATGCTGCACATTTGGGGGGAGTATTATTTGGAAT ATTTTGGCAAGCATGGGGCAACGCTAATATATGGCGAAAACGTGAACCAGTATTAGCACTTTGGCATGACCTTCGTGGACCATCTAAGTCTTAA
- the Klp3a gene encoding kinesin-like protein 3A: MSEDTVRVAVRIRPLVKTEVEKGCLTCLSVVPGEQQIVIRNMDKAFTFNYVFNSDVDQENFYNTAIKDMVKDIFQGYNVTILAYGQTGSGKTHSMGTNYIETEDMGVIPRAVHDIFDMISSKEDWSFKVTVSFMELYQEQLYDLLADKQRNQSIVDIRDDGKHIKVTGVVEKDVANAKEALECLVQGSLGRVTGATAMNAQSSRSHAIFTLCINQQKKDDPNTATMAKFHLVDLAGSERSKKTQATGERFKEGVNINKGLLALGNVISQLGESGSTSFVSYRDSKLTRLLQDSLGGNSMTLMIACVSPADYNLDETLSTLRYADRARKIKNKPVVNQDPNVSEINRLNKLVQELKLALVDKEVRTSCPLEHQELVEKNRSLQQKIRDLTENLNKNLIETVVMHERIELSEQAREKIQTDMAKILEEFQELLDIFEKSSDVPTEYRTKLEALYLQILATQQDLKKTSEELMNCELGSSDLKASSVNGTEDTEQKYVDGTNFEHSDTLEDFDEKQEEHTLLQVKRNNEVQNINKELAIKESLIHQLLKNSSQMIDYSKEIQEMEQEIKALQTEKEELLQALQHVQTSSISSKLAETRRKKVQELEKKITELRRKVTEQDKIVKVKEKQDQQIKNLSNEMRLLKQTRVKLIRQMRIDSDKFTIWKGTKEKELNRLKDQNRKQVNEVTRLKTWYSKQETVFKRKLEEAFAVNKRLKEALDVQKKAIMRREKMNNNSSKIENWLNQELQVLVSTVDAEHSLEKLMQERALLTSMLDNMKNSNDANEEKIAEMTEFLDLRNTQITDLQQKIVESDQENRSITRFQKILTMEDAKIALKLLFKYKAEDRRKQCAKESEYNELLEKYELLQAQLEDYRSAEKKRRLSKQLTLDNTTSIIELESENSKLKDELESYKEQCQRLEKKVLGEITNKNESSLPKAKKKSTRVTTLIEEDLDFATDDSMFEGDDKEKDPDWTDTPLYNRIHKLLSTTRQSTFERSTLKRSSDGEIKCACKTKCATRICSCRKNKILCVNCNCNAELCQNRDQDNLSRVLFLDHKEDEEECEEEIKKLRLTNSR, from the exons ATGAGTGAAGATACAGTCCGTGTCGCCGTACGTATTCGGCCTTTAGTAAAAACTGAAGTTGAAAAGGGATGTCTAACATGTTTGAGTGTTGTTCCTGGTGAACAACAAATAGTTATACGTAACATGGATAAAGCATTTACATTTAACTATGTTTTTAATTCTGATGTTGATCAAGAAAATTTTTATAATACAGCCATTAAGGATATGGTAAAAGATATTTTTCAAG GTTACAATGTAACTATATTAGCTTACGGTCAGACAGGAAGTGGTAAAACCCATTCAATGGGAACAAACTACATAGAAACAGAAGATATGGGTGTTATACCTAGAGCAGTGCACGATATATTTGATATGATTTCATCAAAAGAAGACTGGAGCTTCAAAGTTACAGTTTCATTTATGGAACTCTACCAAGAACAATTATATGATCTCCTGGCTGATAAACAACGAAATCAATCTATTGTTGATATTAGGGATGATGGGAAACACATAAAAGTCACTGGTGTAGTTGAGAAGGATGTTGCAAATGCAAAGGAGGCACTAGAGTGCCTGGTGCAAGGGTCCCTAGGGCGTGTAACTGGTGCAACAGCAATGAATGCCCAGAGTAGTCGTAGTCATGCTATATTTACTCTCTGTATAAACCAACAAAAGAAAGATGATCC AAACACAGCAACAATGGCGAAATTTCATTTAGTGGATTTGGCTGGTTCTGAACGCAGCAAAAAAACACAAGCCACTGGAGAACGATTTAAGGAAGGAGTTAATATAAATAAAGGTTTATTAGCATTAGGAAATGTTATATCTCAATTAGGCGAAAGTGGCTCTACATCTTTCGTTAGTTACCGAGATAGTAAACTCACGAGGCTACTACAAGACTCGTTGGGAGGAAATTCCATGACACTCATGATTGCTTGCGTCAGTCCAGCAG ACTATAATTTAGATGAAACGTTAAGCACATTAAGATATGCGGACAGAGCTCGCAAGATAAAGAATAAACCAGTGGTAAATCAGGATCCGAATGTTTCCGAAATAAATCGTTTGAATAAGCTTGTGCAAGAATTGAAACTTGCTCTAGTAGATAAAGAAGTTAGAACCTCTTGTCCCCTTGAACATCAAGAACTTGTAGAAAAGAATCGATCGTTGCAACAGAAGATAAGAGATCTAACAGAAAATCTGAACAAAAATTTAATCGAAACTGTAGTCATGCACGAAAGAATAGAATTATCAGAACAAGCTAGAGAAAAAATTCAGACTGATATGGCAAAGATATTGGAAGAGTTTCAAGAACTTTTAGATATTTTTGAGAAGAGTTCAGACGTACCCACCGAATATCGTACAAAATTAGAAGCTTTATATCTCCAAATTCTTG CTACACAACAAGATCTGAAGAAAACATCAGAAGAACTTATGAACTGTGAACTAGGAAGCTCTGATTTGAAAGCAAGTTCAGTGAATGGTACTGAGGATACAGAACAAAAATATGTAGATGGGACAAATTTCGAACATTCAGATACTTTAGAAGATTTTGATGAGAAACAGGAAGAACATACTCTGCTTCAAGTTAAAAGAAATAACGAAGTTCAAAATATCAATAAAGAACTAGCTATTAAGGAGAGTCTCATACATCAGCTTTTAAAAAACTCCTCTCAAATGATCGACTATTCAAAGGAAATACAAGAAATGGAACAAGAAATCAAAGCGCTTCAAACGGAAAAGGAAGAACTTTTACAAGCACTGCAGCACGTTCAAACAAGCAGTATTAGCTCAAA ACTGGCAGAAACTCGACGTAAAAAGGTACAGGAACTAGAAAAAAAAATAACGGAGCTGAGGCGAAAAGTCACAgagcaagataaaatagttaaagTAAAAGAGAAACAGGATCAACAGATCAAAAATTTATCAAATGAGATGCGGCTGTTAAAGCAGACCAGAGTAAAATTAATTCGACAAATGCGTATTGATTCTGATAAATTCACAATATGGAAAGGAACGAAAGAAAAAGAATTGAACCGGTTGAAAGATCAAAACAGAAAGCAAGTCAATGAAGTAACGCGCTTAAAAACGTGGTACTCTAAACAGGAAACAGTTTTCAAAAGAAAATTGGAAGAAGCTTTTGCAGTTAATAAAAGATTGAAG GAAGCTCTTGATGTACAAAAGAAAGCAATAATGAGAAGagagaaaatgaataataattcaagcaaaattgaaaattggttGAATCAAGAACTGCAAGTGTTAGTGAGTACTGTCGATGCAGAACATTCTCTCGAGAAACTGATGCAAGAGAGAGCCCTATTGACATCTATGCTGGACAATATGAAAAACAGCAATGAtgcaaatgaagaaaaaattgcTGAAATGACTGAATTTTTAGATCTACGTAATACACAAATTACTGATCTTCAACAAAAAATAGTTGAATCTGATCAGG AAAATAGATCAATTACTAGATTTCAAAAAATACTTACAATGGAGGATGCAAAGATTGCGCTTAAGCTACTATTTAAATACAAGGCAGAAGATAGGAGAAAGCAATGCGCAAAGGAATCCGAATATAATGAACTTCTG GAAAAATACGAGTTGTTGCAAGCACAATTAGAAGACTATCGAAGTGCAGAGAAAAAAAGACGTCTTTCAAAGCAACTCACACTGGATAACACAACTTCTATAATCGAGCTTGAAAGTGAGAATAGTAAATTAAAAGATGAATTAGAAAGCTATAAAGAGCAATGTCAACGCTTAGAGAAAAAG GTACTGGGCGAAATCACGAATAAAAATGAAAGTTCACTACCAAAAGCTAAGAAGAAATCAACAAGGGTCACAACATTAATAGAAGAAGATTTAGATTTTGCAACAGATGACAGTATGTTTGAAGGTGATGATAAGGAGAAAGATCCAGATTGGACAGACACACCACTGTACAATCGCATACACAAACTTTTG AGCACAACTAGGCAATCTACATTTGAACGATCGACACTGAAACGATCATCAGATGGAGAAATAAAGTGCGCTTGCAAAACGAAATGCGCTACACGCATTTGTTCGTGcaggaaaaataaaattttatgtgTCAACTGTAATTGCAATGCAGAACTATGTCAGAATAGAGACCAAGATAAT TTGAGTCGCGTACTATTTTTAGACCATAAAGAAGATGAAGAAGAATGTGAAGAAGAGATAAAGAAACTAAG acTGACAAATTCGAGATAA
- the Rps23 gene encoding ribosomal protein S23, producing the protein MGKPRGLRTARKHVNHRRDQRWNDKDYKKAHLGTRWKANPFGGASHAKGIVLEKVGVEAKQPNSAIRKCVRVQLIKNGKKITAFVPRDGCLNNIEENDEVLVAGFGRKGHAVGDIPGVRFKVVKVANVSLLALYKEKKERPRS; encoded by the exons ATGG GTAAACCTCGCGGTCTTCGTACGGCACGTAAACACGTGAACCACAGACGGGATCAACGTTGGAATGACAAGGACTACAAGAAGGCTCATTTAGGGACCAGATGGAAGGCTAATCCTTTTGGTGGAGCTTCTCATGCTAAAGGCATTGTTTTGGAAAAAGT TGGAGTAGAAGCTAAACAACCAAATTCTGCTATTCGTAAGTGTGTGAGGGTACAGCTGATCAAGAATGGCAAGAAAATCACAGCTTTCGTACCTAGGGATGGTTGCTTGAACAACATTGAGGAGAACGATGAAGTTCTAGTGGCAGGATTTGGTCGTAAAGGTCACGCCGTTGGTGACATTCCAGGAGTCAGATTCAAAGTAGTGAAAGTTGCTAATGTTTCTCTGCTTGCATTGTACAAAGAGAAAAAGGAACGACCCAGGTCGTAA